The sequence GCTGCGTGCGCGCGAGTTACATGTACGCAGCCAGTGCAGGGCTCTCCTGCAAGTATTAGCCCCTATATCTACACTCGTAAACCCTCCCGCACAACTTCTTTCCTGACTCACCCTCTTGATATTGCGCCTTGCCGGCACAGCACCATGGCGGAACAGTTAAAAAGTCCACTTTGTACTGCGTGGCCTTGCTAATCTCTTTGATGCCTCGCCCCATACGCCTTGGATGGGCCATCAAAGACTACAGACATCTTTGACACGCAAGAAGCTGCGTCCACTTATACgatcctctctctctgctgctaCCGACTTCACGTTTTCGAACACGGACAGCTCACGTGCCTCTTCATCAAGGACTTTGACACCGTCGACTGCCAGTTCAAGAGCATCAGCACTAAATGAGCGATGAAGTATATGAGTATCATATCTATATAAAGGCATAACCCTGCCTTGTCCGCTATTCAAGGACTGTACAGGTTCCAAAATCACTAGTATTGAACATCTAAGATAATACATCCATGTCTATCACATGAAAGACGAGAATAGCACCAAACGTGGATTTTTTTGCACCTAGGCTGGTCGTGGTAAGCGATACAAGGCCTATCAAGGTGCAAGAAGACGCCGCATTCTCTGCAATTAGTATGGTCGTGCCAGGGACTTTGGATTACGGCATATGGCGAACATGCGCAAGACGCAAGCGCATCACCACACCCAACGTGAAGGAAAAGAATGTCAACCATAGCACTGCGAAGAACGCGAACAGTCAGTCCATTAGTGAAACAATCACGGGGATTTAGACGGCTACCCTAAGAGACCCCTCGATAGAATGTTACGATCGGGAGTACGGCCGTCAAGAGGCCGCAAGTTCCTTCTATTCTTTCTCTGTTGAAAGACATTGCGGATAGCAGGTTCTCTAGGGGCTCGAAAGGCTCGGGTGCATAGAATGCACCTGGAAAATCACCGGGAGTGAGTTTTCAGGGAATAGTTATGGCGAGGGAGTTTATTAGGAAAACATCGCGATTTGGTGTACGTCctatcttctttctcttgccgACGGTCAAGGAACGGATTGCGGACATTTGTATAAAAGGCACCCAGAAGCCTGAGACTGTATCACTCACACCTAGGCCCGGCCACTGGATGGCAATCGCGCGGTCCCGATGAGCCATGTCTTGATGACGCGGTTCTGGACGATGAgttttcctcgtcttcaaagCAGCTCGTTGAATTTTCCCTCATCGACCGAGTTTATGACGAGCCTCTGATGAATACGACTCTCAAACATTGTGGGAGGCTGAAGCGCACACATCACGTTCCAACGAACCAATGGCCCTGCTTCAACGAAAGATTGGTCAATTGCGGCACAGACAACCTATCTATTCACACTCTCGCTCTTTGGGCATTCAATCAAATGGGTACATGCACTCATATTGTAACTTTGcagtctctctttttctgtccCCCGCTTGCTAGGGCTCAGATCATAGATAGAAGTCGGTGAAAACTACAAGTAACCACTGTCAAGAAAGACCAGTCTCTTGCTTACATAAAGTAGCGGGGACGGGGACCTTGCCAATTGCAAACTCGAGCGCAGCAAAGTGCGTCACTGCCAAGGCTGGGGCTCGACTCCAGCTGGAGGTTTCCATGGTTTCAGTTTCGGTGCCAGAAACTTGACATTGAGGTTTTCTCCATGCGCTAAACTCACTTCAGCCTGCATGTACCTAGGTATACAGTATAGACAGTGCAAAGATCTAGATTAGATGCAGCAAGAGATGCCGAGGACCACCAAGTCTTGTCGCTGACGGCTCTGGAAATCCAGCGAATGGCGCGCTGAAGTTTTAGTGCACGCCAACAGCAAACGAGCAGCTCCCCGCCCAGttttagcagcagctgtccCCGACAATGCCGTCAGAACACAGTGCGCGTCTTCTGCACACTGCATTTTAGGCTATTCGCGACTCCTGCGAGCCTGGACAAAACTTCTAAAGTGGACCTCTGCAGCGATTGATGCGCTGGAATCGGCGCGCTCGACGCCTCCGGCTGGCTCCGGGGCAGCTGCGGCCGCCAGCTGGAATGACGCACTGTTGCCACTCCCTCGCCCTGAGCCCCCACCAAGGAAAAAATTCGCTAAACCACAGTGACTCACGCTCGCTGCTAATTCGGAGTGCTGGGAAATCTTTTAACGGCATTGAAAACTCGTAAAACTCGTGAAGCGCCCCAGACAAGCCCATCCACGCCGAtatctcaatctcaattGCCATTATTCTGTTCCTGCCCAGCACAATCGAATCACCATGTGCCTCACCGACGCCCCCCCCTCTGGCCCCGTGTCGAGCGGCTCACACCCCGTCCAAGACCAGTCCGCCAGCTCGCCGTATCAGAATGTCAACGACTTCATCTCAAATGTCAACCGGTTCAAGATCATCGAGAGCACTCTGCGCGAGGGCGAGCAGTTCGCCAATGCCTTCTTCGACACAGAAACCAAGATCCGCATGCAAGTAGCCCCGTCTTCCGCTGGACAGCGCCATGAAGCAAAATACTGACTCTGCGTGATAGTGCCAAGGCTCTGTAAGACCAATTGCCTTTCATTTCACTTGGTCCTGTTGTTCCTTATTTTATTTCCCCCTTGTCTCATGCCTCCTCGCTCTTGGGCGCCCCAGCTTGGCCATTGCTTGCCGCCCTTGACTCCTTCACTCACTAATCTACACACGCTTTGATAAAAAATCGCGTCTGCTGATACACCGGTTTGTAGCGATGAGTTTGGCGTCGATTATATAGAGCTCACCAGTCCTGTTTCCTCTCCTCAATCATATGAGGATTGTAAGACTATTTGCAGCCTTGGCTTGAAGGTGAGTTTCCATCATAGTTGGTGGTTGGACATGCTGTTGAGACTGACCAATTGCACAGACCAAGGTTCTCACTCGTATGTGCTTGAATATAGAGGCCGACTGCGGGTATTTCATATTCTAACCATGAGCAGACGTACGATGCAACATGGAGGACGCCAAGAAGGCCGTTGAGTGTGGTGTAGATGGTGTCGACCTTGTTATCGGTACTTCCAGTTTCCTACAAAAGTACAGCCACGGAAAGAGCATAGAGATGATTCAGAAGACTGCCCTGGAAGTCATTGAATATGTCAAGAGGTATGTGCCAACACCTTGTTTGGCGTAAGTGCTAGAACTTCACGGCTAATACGAAAATAACAGCCAAGGTGTTGAGGTCCGCTTCTCGTCAGAGGACTCGTTCCGAAGTGACCTTGTCGACCTTCTCACTCTCTACAAGGCCGTCGACAAGGCTGGTGTCAACCGAGTGTGAGTTGTCCGGATTCAAGCGTCTAGTTGGGTGGACTACTGACGCAAAGCAGCGGTGTTGCGGATACTGTTGGAGGAGCTACCCCCCGAATGGTCTACGACCTTATCCGAACGCTTCGAGGTAATTTgaacttattaaaaactgCTTATCAGAAGGCTAACCTTTGAATCAGGCGTCGTGAGCTGTGATATCGGCAAGCCTCCCCAGTTTTACGTTTCTACCCCTTCTTCACTAATACCAAATAGAAACACACTTCCACGACGACACCGGCTGTGCTGTCGCCAATGCTCACTCCGCTCTCGAGGCTGGAGCAACCCACATTGACACTAGTAAGCATTACGGTTGTTCCTAGATTGTGCCCAACGTCTAATCTCATATTTCCAGGTGTTTTGGGCATTGGTGAGCGCAATGGCATTACTCCACTGTAAGTTTCGCTACAATCATGGATGGGAATTTGGCTGACAATGGAGGACAGTGGCGCCCTGATGGCTCGCATGGTTGTGACCGCCCCCGAGTATGTCACCAAGAAGTATAACCTCAAGGCGCTCAAGGAGGTTGAGGAGCTGGTCGCCTCTGCCGTCAACATCAATATTCCAGTAAGGCAATCCTCGCTGAGAAACCAACGTTTCGCAATTTGGTAGTCTAACTGATTGTTTAGTTCAACAACCCCATCACCGGTTTCTGCGCTTTGTAGGTtcaatctctttctctttgtcaaCTCTTCAGCTAACCTTGGAACAGCACGCACAAGGCTGGTATCCACGCCAAGGGTAAGTCGGTCTATAATAAGCGTAGCATGCCCAATTCCAATTCTGGCACTAACGAATTCAGCTATTCTGGCAAACCCTTCGACCTACGAGATTATCGACCCCGCCCTGTTCGGATGTAGGCCATTTGCGTCCCCTCAGCTACTCGCCTGCCGATGCTAACTGTCCCATAGTGACTCGATATATCTCAATCAACTCAAGAATTACTGGCTGGAATGCGATCCGCTCGCGTTGCGAGCAATTAGGAATAAATATG comes from Trichoderma asperellum chromosome 3, complete sequence and encodes:
- the LYS21 gene encoding homocitrate synthase lys21; translated protein: MCLTDAPPSGPVSSGSHPVQDQSASSPYQNVNDFISNVNRFKIIESTLREGEQFANAFFDTETKIRIAKALDEFGVDYIELTSPVSSPQSYEDCKTICSLGLKTKVLTHVRCNMEDAKKAVECGVDGVDLVIGTSSFLQKYSHGKSIEMIQKTALEVIEYVKSQGVEVRFSSEDSFRSDLVDLLTLYKAVDKAGVNRVGVADTVGGATPRMVYDLIRTLRGVVSCDIETHFHDDTGCAVANAHSALEAGATHIDTSVLGIGERNGITPLGALMARMVVTAPEYVTKKYNLKALKEVEELVASAVNINIPFNNPITGFCAFTHKAGIHAKAILANPSTYEIIDPALFGLTRYISINSRITGWNAIRSRCEQLGINMTDDEVKEVTAKIKQMADIRPLAIDDTDSILHSYHIELQKKRELQEQQA